The Acidobacteriota bacterium genome window below encodes:
- a CDS encoding DNA topoisomerase 4 subunit A gives MAKRTSRRTGTGKRGTRDAPLFDAAGDGDGIDVLARRGGGDTVVGLHEAAQARYLNYALSVITSRALPDVRDGLKPVQRRILYTMWQQRLRADAKPRKCAKVVGDVMGSYHPHGDAAIYDTLVRMAQPFTLRAPLVDGSGNFGSLDGDGAAAMRYTECRLAAISAELLREIDEETVAFQPNYDGTRQEPVVLPARVPNLLVNGATGIAVGMATNIPPHNLGEVATALVNLLDDPDLTSARLARDVRGPDFPTGGRLVNTTEELTQIYTTGSGTVRVRATWATGERRRSSKTVHVTSVPYGVNKAQLVERIAEVVVGRKLPPLLDVKDVSTDDVRIELEMKADADERMVMAYLFKHTPLQTTFPVNLTCLVPTDQPGVGRPERLDLQQMLWRFLLFRLEVVTRRLEHERAALGRRIHILEGFEKVFDALDAIIAMIRQSDGKADAAAKIMQIFGLDAEQTDAILELKIYRLARLEILIIRKELAEKQERARQIDTELGDEERRWRIVRDELVEVRETYGEPRRTAIDGPADDDLVFSADDFIVDEDAVVLVSRDGWVKRQREVRDPAATRLREGDALLTAVAGSTRATVVFFTNFGVAYSCRLIDIPATTGYGEPIQRLFKLKDRERVATVLSLDPRVAGEIAATPSRPEPPTHAVAVSSDGYSLRFGLEAFNEPSTRAGRRFARPARGAEIVGVAAITGDETLIAATREARAMLCPAREVNFLSGPGKGVLLIKLAKDRDHVIGFIASRGDRDLLTVETSRGAEQNISTAKYDPVSRGGKGRELLQRGQLTRIVPRPIATPDIEEG, from the coding sequence ATGGCGAAACGGACCAGCAGGCGAACCGGGACCGGAAAACGCGGCACGCGCGACGCGCCGCTGTTCGACGCCGCCGGCGACGGCGACGGGATCGACGTGCTCGCGCGACGGGGCGGCGGAGACACCGTCGTCGGGCTCCACGAGGCGGCCCAGGCCCGCTATCTCAACTACGCGCTGTCGGTCATCACGTCGCGGGCCCTGCCCGACGTGCGGGACGGCCTGAAGCCGGTGCAGCGGCGCATCCTGTACACGATGTGGCAACAACGGCTGCGCGCCGACGCCAAGCCCCGCAAGTGCGCGAAGGTGGTCGGCGACGTGATGGGAAGCTACCACCCGCACGGAGATGCGGCCATCTACGACACCCTCGTGCGCATGGCGCAGCCCTTCACGCTCCGCGCGCCGCTCGTGGACGGCTCGGGCAACTTCGGATCGCTCGACGGCGACGGCGCCGCCGCCATGCGCTACACCGAGTGCCGGCTGGCCGCGATCAGCGCCGAGCTGCTGCGCGAGATCGACGAGGAGACGGTCGCCTTCCAGCCGAACTACGACGGCACGCGCCAGGAGCCGGTGGTGCTGCCGGCCCGCGTGCCGAACCTGCTCGTCAACGGCGCCACCGGCATCGCGGTGGGCATGGCGACCAACATCCCCCCGCACAACCTCGGCGAGGTGGCGACGGCGCTCGTCAACCTGCTCGACGACCCGGACCTCACCAGCGCCCGGCTGGCCCGCGACGTCCGCGGCCCGGACTTCCCGACCGGCGGGCGGCTGGTGAACACCACCGAGGAGCTGACGCAGATCTACACCACCGGGAGCGGCACGGTGCGCGTCCGCGCGACGTGGGCGACCGGCGAGCGGCGCCGGTCGTCGAAGACCGTCCACGTCACCAGCGTGCCCTACGGCGTGAACAAGGCGCAGCTCGTGGAACGCATCGCCGAGGTGGTCGTCGGCCGCAAGCTGCCGCCCCTGCTCGACGTCAAGGACGTCTCGACCGACGACGTGCGCATCGAGCTCGAGATGAAGGCCGACGCCGACGAGCGGATGGTGATGGCCTACCTGTTCAAGCACACGCCGCTGCAGACGACCTTCCCGGTCAACCTCACCTGCCTGGTCCCGACCGACCAGCCCGGGGTCGGCCGGCCGGAACGGCTCGACCTGCAGCAGATGCTGTGGCGCTTCCTGCTGTTCCGCCTCGAGGTGGTCACGCGGCGGCTCGAGCACGAGCGCGCGGCCCTCGGCAGGCGGATCCACATCCTGGAGGGGTTCGAGAAGGTCTTCGACGCGCTCGACGCCATCATCGCGATGATCCGGCAGTCGGACGGCAAGGCCGACGCGGCGGCGAAGATCATGCAGATCTTCGGGCTCGACGCCGAGCAGACCGACGCGATCCTGGAGCTGAAGATCTACCGCCTGGCGCGGCTGGAGATCCTGATCATCCGCAAGGAGCTGGCGGAGAAGCAGGAACGCGCCCGGCAGATCGATACGGAGCTCGGCGACGAGGAGCGCCGGTGGCGGATCGTGCGAGACGAGCTCGTCGAGGTTCGGGAGACCTACGGCGAGCCCCGCCGGACCGCCATCGACGGCCCGGCCGACGACGATCTGGTGTTCAGCGCGGACGACTTCATCGTCGACGAGGATGCCGTCGTGCTGGTTTCCCGCGACGGCTGGGTGAAGCGGCAGCGGGAAGTGCGCGACCCGGCGGCGACACGACTGCGCGAGGGCGACGCCCTGCTGACCGCGGTGGCCGGCAGCACACGCGCCACGGTCGTCTTCTTCACCAACTTCGGGGTCGCCTACAGTTGCCGGCTGATCGACATACCCGCCACCACGGGCTACGGCGAGCCGATCCAGCGGCTGTTCAAGCTGAAGGACCGGGAACGGGTGGCCACCGTGCTCAGCCTCGACCCGCGCGTCGCGGGCGAGATCGCGGCCACGCCGTCGCGGCCGGAGCCGCCGACTCACGCGGTGGCGGTGTCCAGCGACGGCTACAGCCTGCGGTTCGGACTCGAGGCGTTCAACGAGCCGAGCACGCGCGCCGGGCGCCGGTTCGCGCGGCCCGCCAGGGGCGCCGAGATCGTGGGCGTGGCCGCGATTACGGGTGACGAGACGCTGATCGCCGCCACTCGCGAGGCGCGCGCCATGCTCTGCCCGGCGCGGGAGGTCAACTTCCTGTCCGGCCCAGGCAAGGGCGTGCTGCTCATCAAGCTGGCGAAGGACCGCGACCACGTCATCGGCTTCATCGCCTCGCGCGGCGACCGCGACCTGCTGACGGTGGAAACGAGCCGCGGCGCCGAGCAGAACATCAGCACCGCGAAGTACGATCCGGTAAGCCGCGGCGGCAAGGGCCGCGAGCTGCTGCAGCGCGGTCAGCTCACCCGTATCGTCCCGAGACCGATCGCGACGCCCGACATCGAGGAGGGCTGA
- a CDS encoding alanine:cation symporter family protein, producing the protein MGIDQLIDRIMRPVADAVSGFVFYPIPLFGAEMPLIVLWLVAGGLFFTFYLNFINVRGFAQALRIVSGRYAREGDPGEISQFSALSTAVSGTVGIGNMAGVAVAISTGGPGATFWLMAAGLLGMSSKFAECTLGVLYRRRNPDGSVSGGPMHYLERGLGERGWPALGRSLGLFYAAAMVFGCLGIGNMFQSNQAAAIFIDITGADASFFAGRGWLFGLLLAAIVALVIIGGIRSIARTTVRLVPTMALLYVSLALLTIALNADRLPGAVAAIWHGAFTSEGMAGGGLGALVIGFRRAVFSNEAGLGSAAIAHATARTPQPASEGFVALLEPFIDTVVICTLSALVITTTVYDPALATGDITGIELTTRAFASTLPWSPVPLAVAAILFAFSTMIAWAYYGLKAFTYLAGEGRLQHLGFNAFFCAFVVVGASINLEALIDLSDALVFVVAIPNLIGLYLMAPVVRRELARYRW; encoded by the coding sequence ATGGGCATCGACCAACTGATCGACCGGATCATGCGTCCGGTGGCGGACGCCGTGTCCGGCTTCGTTTTCTACCCGATCCCGCTCTTCGGGGCCGAGATGCCGCTCATCGTGCTGTGGCTGGTGGCCGGCGGGCTCTTCTTCACCTTCTACCTGAACTTCATCAACGTGCGGGGATTCGCGCAGGCGCTGCGCATCGTCTCCGGCCGCTACGCGCGCGAAGGCGACCCGGGCGAGATCTCGCAGTTCAGCGCGCTGTCCACCGCGGTCTCCGGCACCGTCGGCATCGGGAACATGGCCGGCGTGGCCGTCGCCATCTCCACCGGCGGGCCCGGCGCCACGTTCTGGTTGATGGCCGCCGGGCTGCTCGGCATGTCGTCCAAGTTCGCCGAGTGCACGCTCGGCGTGCTGTACCGGCGGCGCAACCCCGACGGCTCCGTCTCCGGCGGGCCGATGCACTACCTCGAGCGTGGCCTCGGCGAGCGCGGCTGGCCGGCGCTCGGCCGGAGTCTCGGACTCTTCTACGCCGCCGCCATGGTGTTCGGCTGCCTCGGCATCGGGAACATGTTCCAGTCGAACCAGGCCGCCGCCATCTTCATCGACATCACCGGCGCCGACGCCAGCTTCTTCGCCGGCCGGGGCTGGCTGTTCGGACTGCTGCTCGCCGCGATCGTCGCGCTGGTGATCATCGGCGGCATCCGTTCCATCGCCCGCACGACGGTCCGGCTGGTGCCCACGATGGCGCTGCTCTACGTATCGCTGGCCCTGCTGACCATCGCCCTCAACGCGGACCGGCTGCCGGGAGCCGTCGCGGCCATCTGGCACGGCGCGTTCACGTCGGAGGGGATGGCCGGCGGCGGCCTGGGCGCGCTGGTCATCGGCTTCCGGCGCGCCGTCTTCTCCAACGAGGCGGGGCTGGGCAGCGCCGCCATCGCTCACGCCACCGCCCGCACCCCCCAGCCGGCCAGCGAGGGCTTCGTCGCCCTGCTCGAGCCGTTCATCGACACCGTGGTGATCTGCACGTTGTCGGCCCTTGTCATCACCACCACGGTCTACGATCCGGCGCTCGCCACGGGCGACATCACCGGCATCGAGCTGACGACCCGGGCGTTCGCCTCGACCCTGCCCTGGTCCCCGGTCCCGCTGGCCGTCGCGGCCATCCTGTTCGCCTTCTCGACGATGATCGCCTGGGCCTACTACGGCCTGAAAGCCTTCACCTATCTGGCCGGGGAAGGCCGCCTGCAGCACCTCGGCTTCAACGCCTTCTTCTGCGCGTTCGTCGTCGTGGGGGCGAGCATCAATCTCGAGGCGCTCATCGACCTGTCCGACGCCCTGGTCTTCGTGGTCGCCATCCCGAACCTGATCGGGCTCTACCTGATGGCGCCGGTCGTGAGGCGGGAGCTCGCACGCTACCGGTGGTGA
- a CDS encoding type IIA DNA topoisomerase subunit B, with amino-acid sequence MASSYSAKDITVLEGLEPVRKRPGMYIGGVGSAGLHHLVWEILDNAVDEAMNGHAANVQVTLHGDGSTVTVVDDGRGMPVDRHPKTGQNALEVIFTTLHAGGKFENRTYRTAGGLHGVGASVVNALSQELVATSKRDGFLWQQTFRRGRPVAALRQLKPARGTGTTIRFHPDPRIFPRTTFDAGLIRQRLEIASYVHGGVRFVFTDEAQDSREEFRHEHGLPDYLARLVKERGANPVHEAPFLLVREHADTGSRIEVVLQWTEATDEHLRSYVNGIPTGSGGTHETGVRAGLGKAVRNFIETHGLSPKGVTLTADDIREGLTGVISIFVPEPQFQGQTKDRLNNPELAPVLDGAVRPALEHWLNHNISMAEAIVARIILAARAREASRAAQQAVSRKSATSNRLNLPGKLSDCTGSARGDSELFIVEGDSAGGSAKQGRDRTRQAILPLRGKVLNVESASASKVLANKELSDVVTALGCGLGKNFDLAKLRYDRIIILADADSDGNHIATLLLTFFYRFLPGLIAHGKVFLAQPPLYRIDVGKETFWALDDVHRDAIVKAHTNGRGAPEITRFKGLGEMMPKVLWETTLNPDTRRLLRVAVSDQLLTDRVIADLMGKDASARFRFIMERADEALDLDV; translated from the coding sequence ATGGCGAGTTCATATTCGGCAAAGGACATCACCGTCCTCGAGGGCCTGGAGCCGGTGCGCAAGCGTCCCGGCATGTACATCGGGGGCGTTGGCTCGGCCGGCCTGCATCACCTCGTCTGGGAGATCCTCGACAACGCGGTCGACGAGGCCATGAACGGCCATGCCGCGAACGTCCAGGTGACGCTGCACGGCGACGGCTCGACGGTAACCGTGGTAGACGACGGCCGCGGCATGCCGGTCGACCGCCACCCGAAGACGGGCCAGAACGCGCTGGAGGTGATATTCACCACCCTGCACGCCGGCGGGAAGTTCGAGAACCGGACCTACCGCACGGCCGGCGGGCTGCACGGCGTCGGCGCCAGCGTGGTCAACGCCCTGTCGCAGGAGTTGGTCGCCACGTCGAAGCGGGATGGCTTCCTGTGGCAGCAGACCTTCCGGCGCGGAAGACCGGTGGCGGCGCTGCGGCAACTGAAGCCGGCGCGCGGCACCGGCACCACGATCCGTTTCCACCCGGATCCGCGAATCTTCCCCAGGACCACGTTCGATGCCGGGCTCATTCGGCAGCGGCTCGAAATCGCCAGCTACGTCCACGGCGGGGTGAGGTTCGTGTTCACGGACGAGGCGCAGGACTCCAGGGAGGAGTTCCGCCACGAGCACGGCCTGCCGGACTACCTCGCACGGCTCGTGAAGGAGCGCGGCGCCAACCCCGTGCACGAGGCGCCGTTCCTTCTCGTGCGGGAGCACGCGGACACGGGCTCGCGGATCGAGGTCGTGCTGCAGTGGACGGAGGCTACCGACGAGCACCTGCGCAGCTACGTGAACGGGATTCCGACCGGGTCCGGCGGCACCCACGAGACCGGCGTGCGGGCCGGCCTCGGCAAGGCCGTCCGCAACTTCATCGAGACGCACGGCCTGTCGCCGAAGGGCGTGACCCTGACCGCGGACGACATCCGCGAGGGACTGACCGGCGTCATCTCGATCTTCGTCCCGGAACCCCAGTTCCAGGGGCAGACCAAGGACCGCCTGAACAATCCGGAGCTCGCACCGGTCCTCGACGGGGCGGTACGGCCGGCCCTCGAGCACTGGCTGAACCACAACATCAGCATGGCCGAGGCGATCGTCGCCCGGATCATCCTGGCCGCGCGCGCCCGCGAGGCGAGCCGCGCGGCCCAGCAGGCCGTCTCGCGCAAGAGCGCGACCTCGAACCGGCTCAACCTGCCCGGCAAGCTGAGCGACTGCACGGGCAGCGCCCGCGGCGACAGCGAGCTGTTCATCGTCGAGGGGGACTCGGCCGGCGGCTCCGCCAAGCAGGGGCGGGACCGGACCCGGCAGGCGATCCTGCCGTTGCGCGGGAAGGTGCTGAACGTGGAGAGCGCGTCGGCGTCGAAGGTGCTGGCGAACAAGGAGCTGTCGGACGTCGTGACCGCGCTCGGCTGCGGCCTCGGGAAGAACTTCGACCTCGCGAAGCTGCGCTACGACCGCATCATCATCCTGGCCGACGCCGACTCGGACGGCAACCACATCGCCACGTTGCTGCTCACATTCTTCTACCGCTTCCTGCCCGGGCTCATCGCCCACGGGAAGGTCTTTCTGGCGCAGCCGCCCCTCTACCGCATCGACGTCGGCAAGGAGACGTTCTGGGCGCTCGACGACGTGCACCGCGACGCCATCGTCAAGGCGCACACCAACGGCCGCGGCGCCCCCGAGATCACCCGCTTCAAGGGACTCGGCGAGATGATGCCGAAGGTGCTGTGGGAAACGACCCTGAATCCGGACACGCGGCGCCTTCTGCGGGTCGCCGTCAGCGACCAGCTTCTGACGGACCGGGTCATCGCGGACCTGATGGGCAAGGATGCCTCGGCGCGATTCCGTTTCATCATGGAGCGCGCCGACGAGGCGCTCGATCTCGACGTCTAG
- a CDS encoding AAA family ATPase, giving the protein MAALDWITVEGFKSIKRIERLHLKPINLLIGSNGSGKSNFIGVFALLREIRCGRLQEYVRRSGGADKVLHFGSRNTSRLNIHASLGDEANQYVLTLASNAEDSLFPLREECHGSGRRHILSPSGPETWISDPDPRNLDRDAAIQDVRMHLDSWRVYHLHDTSSTSPIKKTADVDDNRFLRHDGANLAAFLYFLSNKHGDSYDLIRRTVHLVAPFFDDFQLQPQALNQDKIRLEWRHRGSDAYFDASSLSDGTLRFIVLATLLLQPVSLRPSVILLDEPELGLHPYAITMLASLVRQASVETQVVFATQSTLLLDHFQPEDVLVADRVDGGTKFTRLDAADLQEWLQDYSLGQLWEKNQFGGRPVRSGAERQ; this is encoded by the coding sequence ATGGCCGCGCTCGACTGGATCACCGTCGAGGGATTCAAGAGCATCAAGCGCATCGAGCGCTTGCACCTCAAGCCCATCAATTTGCTGATCGGGTCCAACGGCTCCGGAAAATCGAACTTCATCGGCGTGTTCGCGTTGCTTCGCGAGATCCGATGCGGGCGGTTGCAGGAGTACGTGAGGCGGTCCGGCGGCGCGGACAAGGTCCTGCATTTCGGGTCCCGCAACACGTCGAGGTTGAACATCCACGCTTCGTTGGGCGACGAGGCGAACCAATACGTGCTCACACTGGCCTCGAACGCAGAGGACAGTCTCTTTCCGTTGCGGGAAGAGTGTCACGGAAGTGGACGAAGACACATCCTGTCACCATCGGGACCGGAAACCTGGATCAGCGACCCCGACCCGCGCAATCTCGATCGCGATGCGGCGATCCAGGACGTCCGCATGCACCTCGATAGTTGGCGTGTCTACCACCTGCACGACACCAGCTCCACGTCCCCGATCAAGAAGACGGCCGACGTGGACGACAACAGGTTCCTGCGTCACGACGGCGCCAACCTCGCGGCGTTTCTGTACTTCCTGTCTAACAAGCACGGGGACTCGTACGACCTGATCCGACGAACCGTGCACCTCGTCGCACCGTTCTTCGACGACTTCCAACTCCAACCGCAGGCGTTGAACCAGGACAAGATCCGCCTCGAATGGCGGCACCGTGGCTCGGACGCCTATTTCGACGCCTCGTCGCTGTCGGACGGAACCCTGCGCTTCATCGTGCTTGCGACGCTGCTGCTTCAGCCGGTATCGCTCCGACCCTCGGTGATCCTGCTAGACGAACCGGAACTCGGACTGCACCCCTACGCGATCACGATGCTGGCGTCGCTGGTCAGACAGGCCTCCGTCGAGACCCAGGTAGTCTTCGCGACTCAATCGACGCTGCTGTTGGATCACTTTCAACCTGAAGACGTTCTCGTGGCAGACCGCGTGGACGGCGGGACGAAGTTCACCAGGCTGGATGCCGCGGATCTTCAGGAATGGCTGCAGGACTACAGCCTCGGCCAGTTGTGGGAAAAGAACCAGTTTGGCGGCCGGCCCGTCCGTAGCGGCGCCGAGCGGCAGTAG
- a CDS encoding type II toxin-antitoxin system Phd/YefM family antitoxin: MRTVNMDEARAHLSSLVDAAAEGQPFIITRAGKAVVKVIAVEAQVSGEIRRLGFLAGRISVPEDFDRMGSAEIEARFEGGK, encoded by the coding sequence ATGCGCACCGTTAACATGGATGAAGCTAGGGCACATCTGTCGAGTCTCGTCGACGCGGCTGCCGAGGGGCAGCCGTTCATCATCACGCGCGCCGGCAAGGCCGTCGTCAAAGTCATCGCGGTGGAGGCGCAGGTGTCCGGAGAGATACGGCGGCTTGGATTTCTGGCCGGTAGAATCTCGGTGCCAGAAGATTTCGACCGCATGGGGTCCGCCGAGATCGAAGCTCGGTTCGAGGGCGGCAAGTGA
- a CDS encoding aminotransferase class V-fold PLP-dependent enzyme encodes MPAPERSGPVYLDCAATCPIDPRVQAELRRFSEVDFGNAGSRTHAHGRVARQAVEQARAHVARVAGVRRNEVIFTSGATESNNLAILGLEACGRTEERTHLVSTTIEHHAVLEPLRVLAARGFDLTLVDPEPGGWVDADRVAAAIRPDTLLVSVMQVNNETGVQQPIGEIADRLAASPAFLHVDAAQGFGKALAALRHPRVDLVSASGHKLCGPKGTGALIARHRDGRRPPLTPLLHGGGQELGLRPGTLPVALIAAFGKAAELALDEHDARLAGANAFQQRLLAGLAPLAPRVHGDPDHRLPYILNLSIPGCDKETLIEAWADLAAISDGAACTSQSYTCSHVLAAMGLSPEDEAGAVRLSWCHLSEAPDVEAMIGALVAGAASGASRSS; translated from the coding sequence GTGCCGGCACCTGAACGCTCCGGGCCAGTGTATCTGGACTGCGCGGCCACCTGCCCCATCGATCCGCGCGTGCAGGCCGAGTTGCGTCGCTTCAGCGAGGTGGACTTCGGCAACGCCGGTAGCCGCACGCACGCCCACGGTCGCGTCGCGCGGCAGGCGGTGGAACAGGCTCGCGCGCACGTGGCGCGGGTGGCCGGCGTCCGCCGCAACGAGGTGATCTTCACGAGCGGCGCCACGGAGTCGAACAACCTCGCAATCCTCGGGCTGGAGGCCTGCGGCCGCACCGAGGAGCGGACCCATCTCGTCAGCACCACGATCGAGCACCACGCGGTGCTGGAACCGTTGCGCGTGCTCGCCGCGCGCGGCTTCGATCTGACGCTGGTGGATCCGGAGCCCGGCGGCTGGGTCGACGCCGACCGCGTGGCCGCGGCGATTCGGCCCGACACGCTGCTGGTCTCGGTGATGCAGGTCAACAACGAGACCGGCGTTCAGCAACCGATCGGGGAGATCGCCGACCGGCTCGCCGCGTCCCCGGCCTTCCTGCATGTCGACGCCGCGCAGGGATTCGGGAAGGCGCTCGCCGCGCTCCGGCATCCCCGGGTCGATCTCGTCAGCGCGAGCGGCCACAAGCTCTGCGGCCCCAAGGGAACGGGCGCCCTGATCGCGCGGCATCGTGACGGGCGGCGGCCCCCGCTGACCCCGCTGCTCCACGGCGGCGGGCAGGAACTCGGGCTGCGGCCCGGCACGCTGCCGGTGGCGCTGATCGCGGCGTTCGGCAAGGCAGCCGAGCTCGCCCTGGACGAGCACGACGCCCGCCTGGCGGGGGCGAACGCCTTTCAGCAACGCCTGCTCGCGGGACTGGCCCCGCTCGCTCCCCGGGTGCACGGCGATCCCGACCACCGTCTGCCTTACATCCTGAACCTCTCGATTCCCGGCTGCGACAAGGAAACGCTGATCGAGGCCTGGGCCGATCTGGCCGCCATCTCGGACGGGGCCGCCTGCACGTCGCAGTCCTACACCTGCAGCCACGTGCTGGCCGCGATGGGTCTGTCCCCGGAGGACGAGGCCGGCGCCGTGCGGCTCTCCTGGTGCCACCTGTCCGAGGCGCCGGACGTCGAGGCGATGATCGGCGCCCTGGTCGCCGGCGCCGCATCCGGAGCCTCACGGTCATCATGA
- a CDS encoding glycine cleavage system protein H has protein sequence MTTSPASRFIRYKRSRFATRLPVDHRYTRSHYWLKRDDSGCWRIGLTTFATRMLGDLVECTFAVGPGDPVEIGQPIGSIEGFKAISDIYAVASGRFVGANEALDTDITLVESAPYGDGWLYVVDGTADPENLDVDEYVHVLDATVDRMLASRREGDKDA, from the coding sequence ATGACGACGTCGCCCGCGAGCCGATTCATCCGCTACAAGCGCTCCCGGTTCGCCACGCGGCTCCCGGTCGACCACCGCTACACGCGGTCGCACTACTGGCTGAAGCGGGACGATTCGGGATGCTGGCGCATCGGATTGACGACCTTCGCCACCCGCATGCTGGGCGACCTAGTAGAATGCACGTTTGCGGTGGGGCCGGGCGACCCGGTCGAGATCGGCCAACCGATTGGCTCGATCGAGGGCTTCAAGGCGATCTCCGACATCTACGCCGTGGCGTCGGGGCGCTTCGTGGGAGCCAACGAAGCCCTGGACACGGATATCACGCTGGTCGAATCGGCCCCGTACGGCGACGGATGGCTCTACGTCGTCGACGGGACGGCCGATCCGGAGAACCTCGACGTCGACGAGTACGTGCACGTGCTCGACGCGACCGTCGACCGCATGCTGGCGAGCCGCCGCGAGGGTGACAAGGATGCCTGA
- a CDS encoding cobalamin biosynthesis protein P47K, protein MVGGFLGAGKTTAIIRLARFLTDRGRRVGLITNDQSVGLVDTTLARAQGFPVEEITGGCFCCRFNTLMDAADRLNAEARPDVFIAEPVGSCTDLRAAVSYPLRRMYGDAFEIAPLSVLVDPLRALRVLGLEAGRSFSKKVLYVYDRQLAEADVIVVNKVDLLDETRLERLREALATRYPQADVLAMSARAGDGAASWFERVTRGAMGLGASPDVDYAVYAEGEALLGWLNATVRVSSGTPFDGNALLRDLAGHMAHAIGTAEIAHLKMTLTAEELPSDIAVLNLVAGDRGAELAHTLKAPVDAGELIVNLRAEEDPRRLHDAALAALAAWETGGAGRRAAIDHIEHFRPAKPTPTWRLATA, encoded by the coding sequence ATGGTCGGCGGCTTCCTCGGGGCCGGCAAGACGACGGCCATCATCCGGCTGGCGCGGTTCCTGACCGACCGGGGCCGGCGCGTCGGGTTGATCACCAACGATCAGAGCGTCGGCCTCGTAGACACGACTCTCGCCCGCGCGCAGGGATTCCCGGTGGAGGAGATCACCGGCGGCTGCTTCTGCTGCCGGTTCAACACCTTGATGGACGCGGCGGACCGGCTGAACGCCGAGGCGCGGCCCGACGTCTTCATCGCCGAGCCGGTCGGAAGCTGCACCGACCTGCGGGCCGCGGTCAGCTATCCCTTGCGGCGGATGTACGGAGACGCGTTCGAGATCGCGCCGCTGAGCGTGCTCGTCGATCCGCTTCGGGCGCTGCGGGTGCTCGGTCTGGAAGCCGGCCGGTCGTTCTCGAAGAAGGTGCTGTACGTCTACGACCGGCAGCTCGCCGAGGCGGACGTCATCGTGGTGAACAAGGTCGACCTGCTCGACGAGACGCGCCTGGAGCGCCTGCGGGAGGCGCTGGCGACCCGGTATCCCCAGGCGGACGTGCTCGCCATGTCGGCCCGCGCGGGAGACGGCGCGGCGTCCTGGTTCGAGCGGGTGACCCGCGGTGCGATGGGTCTCGGGGCGTCCCCGGACGTCGACTACGCCGTGTACGCCGAAGGCGAGGCGCTGCTCGGCTGGCTGAACGCGACGGTGCGCGTCTCTTCCGGCACGCCGTTCGACGGCAATGCCCTGCTGCGCGACCTCGCCGGACACATGGCGCACGCCATCGGCACGGCGGAGATCGCACACCTGAAGATGACGCTGACGGCGGAGGAGCTGCCCTCGGACATCGCGGTGCTGAACCTGGTCGCCGGCGATCGGGGCGCGGAGCTGGCCCACACGCTGAAGGCGCCGGTCGACGCGGGCGAGCTGATCGTCAACCTGCGGGCCGAGGAAGACCCGCGGCGCCTGCACGACGCGGCCCTGGCGGCCCTTGCGGCTTGGGAAACGGGCGGCGCCGGCCGCCGGGCCGCCATCGACCACATCGAGCATTTCCGGCCGGCCAAGCCGACTCCGACCTGGCGACTGGCGACGGCATGA
- a CDS encoding ferredoxin family protein — protein MSRTSTLSLPVLRVALYEGRGAEPLDGAHRFALMQTLLDKGYRVTRVGSGAATAAAARADDGNALAVLGRFTERQPAEAVGAESGGRVWFRDIGDQTPDGVAALVEAIRADCEVHEPGKWKPWFPVIDFDRCTNCMQCLSFCLFDVYGVSKGGQIQVQNHDNCKTDCPACSRVCPEVAILFPKYRHGPIHGGEVNTDDVRREAMKVDISALLGGDIYAALRDRSAKAKSRFSKERDEERALKERQKCLVKLQQNLDIPAEVLASLPTLDEIQAKAETAKARAQAAIDAAAARQEG, from the coding sequence ATGAGCCGCACCAGCACCCTGTCACTCCCCGTGCTGCGGGTGGCGCTGTACGAGGGCCGCGGCGCCGAGCCGCTGGACGGCGCGCACCGCTTCGCCCTCATGCAGACGCTGCTCGACAAGGGCTACCGGGTGACGCGCGTCGGGTCGGGCGCGGCAACCGCGGCCGCGGCCCGCGCCGACGACGGCAACGCGCTGGCGGTGCTCGGCCGTTTCACCGAGCGCCAGCCGGCCGAGGCGGTCGGCGCCGAATCCGGGGGCCGGGTCTGGTTCCGCGACATCGGCGACCAGACGCCCGACGGGGTGGCGGCGCTGGTCGAGGCCATCCGGGCCGATTGCGAGGTCCACGAGCCGGGCAAGTGGAAACCGTGGTTCCCGGTCATCGACTTCGACCGCTGCACCAACTGCATGCAGTGCCTGAGCTTCTGCCTCTTCGACGTCTACGGCGTCTCGAAGGGCGGCCAGATCCAGGTCCAGAACCACGACAACTGCAAGACCGACTGCCCCGCCTGCTCGCGCGTCTGCCCGGAGGTCGCGATCCTCTTTCCGAAGTACCGCCACGGCCCGATCCACGGCGGCGAGGTGAACACCGACGACGTGCGGCGCGAGGCGATGAAGGTGGACATCTCCGCCCTCCTCGGCGGCGACATCTACGCCGCCCTGCGCGACCGGAGCGCGAAGGCGAAGTCGCGTTTCTCGAAGGAACGCGACGAGGAACGGGCGCTCAAGGAGCGCCAGAAATGCCTGGTCAAGCTGCAGCAGAATCTCGACATCCCGGCCGAGGTGCTGGCGAGCCTGCCTACGCTCGACGAGATCCAGGCCAAGGCCGAGACCGCCAAGGCCCGGGCCCAGGCCGCCATCGACGCCGCCGCGGCGCGGCAGGAGGGCTGA